A stretch of Parvimonas micra DNA encodes these proteins:
- the rdgB gene encoding RdgB/HAM1 family non-canonical purine NTP pyrophosphatase, translating to MKKVALSTDNKNKVKEMLAILSKYNFEIVTKSELGVNEEFEEIYDTLEENSKLKAEKLREYCSFAVLADDTGLFVNALNGEPGVLSARYAGEHGNSEANREKLLRNLEGKFDRSAYFKTVIVFVDENGKEFIAKGILKGTISEVERGENGFGYDKIFIPENMEKTLAEISAEEKNKFSHRKRALEDLKNILGDRYDSSSC from the coding sequence ATGAAAAAGGTAGCACTATCTACGGATAACAAGAATAAAGTCAAGGAAATGCTTGCGATTTTAAGTAAATATAATTTTGAAATAGTAACTAAAAGCGAATTGGGTGTAAATGAAGAATTTGAAGAAATTTATGATACACTTGAAGAGAATTCAAAACTAAAAGCTGAAAAACTAAGAGAATATTGTTCCTTTGCCGTTTTAGCAGACGATACAGGACTTTTTGTAAATGCTTTAAATGGAGAACCTGGAGTGCTATCTGCAAGATATGCAGGAGAACATGGAAATAGCGAAGCAAATAGAGAGAAGCTTTTAAGAAATCTTGAAGGAAAATTCGATAGAAGCGCATATTTTAAAACAGTAATTGTCTTTGTTGATGAAAACGGAAAAGAATTTATAGCAAAGGGAATTTTAAAAGGAACTATTTCAGAAGTTGAAAGAGGAGAAAATGGCTTTGGGTATGACAAGATTTTTATTCCTGAAAATATGGAAAAGACTTTGGCTGAAATCAGTGCGGAAGAAAAAAATAAATTTAGTCATAGAAAAAGAGCATTAGAAGATTTAAAAAATATTTTAGGTGATAGATATGATAGTAGCAGTTGTTAG
- a CDS encoding metallophosphoesterase family protein, with translation MIVAVVSDTHGIVLPVAYSLQRNKVDIVLHLGDDAEDARKIEQITGMEIYAVSGNCDKNSKDIPEELVLEIRRKKFFLTHGHKYNVNNGIDKIVEKAKEVGADYALFGHTHVHLRERVDGITVLNPGSTTMPRQGDTKGYYIVNLIEKSVNRINLK, from the coding sequence ATGATAGTAGCAGTTGTTAGTGATACTCATGGAATTGTACTTCCTGTTGCATACAGTTTACAAAGAAATAAGGTTGATATAGTTCTTCATCTTGGAGATGATGCAGAAGATGCAAGAAAAATAGAACAGATAACTGGAATGGAGATTTATGCAGTTTCAGGAAATTGTGATAAAAATTCAAAAGATATTCCGGAAGAATTAGTTTTAGAAATTAGAAGAAAAAAATTCTTTTTAACTCATGGGCATAAATATAATGTTAACAATGGAATTGATAAAATAGTTGAAAAAGCAAAAGAAGTTGGGGCGGATTATGCTCTTTTCGGACATACTCATGTTCATTTAAGAGAAAGAGTTGATGGAATAACAGTTTTAAATCCTGGTAGTACGACAATGCCAAGACAAGGAGACACAAAGGGATATTATATCGTAAACTTGATTGAAAAAAGTGTAAATAGAATAAATTTAAAATAA
- a CDS encoding S66 peptidase family protein yields the protein MKVRKIGIVSLSSGVLGEDFVAHEIKIGIERLKEYGIEVEFLPNSKKGIEFIKNNPEARAKDLIKAFKDDSIDMILCAIGGDDTYRLLPYLFENNELEKVAKQKIFLGFSDTTINHLMLNKVGIKTFYGQAFLPDVCELSNEMLQYSKHFFEELINNGKIKEIYPSDVWYNEREDFSEKSIGISMEAHPNKGFELLRGKAKFKGQILGGCINTIFDIFDNTRHEDSVYLCKKHELFPSLDEWENKILLLETSEERPKPELFRKMVLKLQEYGIFDVISGLIIGKPQNEEYYEEYKQILLDEIKNQDMSIVYNINIGHSTPRCIIPFGVNAKVDVERQIIEFEE from the coding sequence ATGAAAGTAAGAAAAATAGGAATTGTAAGTTTATCCAGCGGAGTATTGGGAGAAGATTTTGTTGCTCATGAAATTAAAATTGGAATTGAAAGGCTAAAAGAATATGGAATTGAAGTTGAATTTTTACCTAATTCAAAAAAGGGTATTGAATTTATAAAAAATAACCCAGAAGCAAGGGCGAAAGATTTAATAAAAGCTTTTAAAGATGATTCAATAGATATGATATTATGTGCGATAGGTGGAGATGATACTTATAGATTATTGCCTTATTTGTTTGAAAATAACGAATTAGAAAAAGTAGCAAAACAAAAGATATTTTTAGGCTTTTCAGATACTACAATTAATCATTTAATGCTCAATAAAGTAGGAATAAAAACATTTTATGGACAGGCATTTTTACCCGATGTTTGTGAATTGTCAAATGAAATGCTGCAATATTCAAAGCATTTTTTTGAAGAATTGATTAATAACGGGAAAATTAAAGAAATATATCCTAGTGATGTTTGGTACAATGAGAGGGAAGACTTTAGTGAAAAGTCTATTGGAATTTCAATGGAAGCACATCCAAATAAAGGTTTTGAACTATTAAGAGGAAAAGCAAAATTTAAAGGTCAAATATTGGGAGGATGTATAAATACTATATTTGATATTTTTGATAACACAAGACATGAAGATTCGGTATATCTATGTAAAAAACATGAATTATTTCCAAGTTTAGACGAGTGGGAAAATAAAATATTGCTTCTTGAAACTAGCGAAGAAAGGCCTAAACCTGAGCTATTTAGAAAGATGGTTCTTAAACTTCAAGAATATGGAATATTTGATGTTATTTCAGGTTTAATTATAGGAAAACCACAAAACGAAGAATATTATGAAGAGTATAAACAAATTCTTCTTGATGAAATAAAAAATCAAGATATGTCAATTGTATATAATATAAATATTGGACATAGTACTCCAAGATGTATTATTCCTTTTGGAGTAAATGCAAAAGTTGATGTCGAAAGGCAAATTATAGAATTTGAAGAATAA
- a CDS encoding nitrous oxide-stimulated promoter family protein yields the protein MEKSIEKKRDREKKVITEMVKLYCKKNHKNQELCDECREILDYSLKRIDNCKYMETKTFCSNCKNPCYSPKMKEKIKQIMKFSGPRILFHHPLLVISHMLSRSKK from the coding sequence ATGGAAAAAAGTATTGAAAAGAAAAGAGATAGAGAGAAAAAAGTAATAACTGAAATGGTGAAATTGTATTGTAAAAAGAATCATAAAAATCAAGAACTTTGTGATGAATGTAGGGAGATTTTAGATTATTCTTTAAAAAGAATTGATAATTGTAAATATATGGAGACAAAAACTTTTTGTTCAAATTGTAAAAATCCATGTTATAGTCCAAAAATGAAAGAAAAAATAAAACAAATTATGAAATTTTCAGGACCTAGAATTTTATTTCATCATCCATTATTAGTTATTTCTCATATGTTAAGTAGATCAAAAAAATAG
- a CDS encoding V-type ATP synthase subunit I, with the protein MAIVKMKKFTLFAFEAERKRLLEELQRFGYVNFSKSDSIEQFDYLKDVEVSTIDNNYIEESTRIKWMIDYVGRFVEKEKGLSALKKGPVVYTFSELEKEASSYDYIPDFNILSEISKKVDSNNQRLTAIDNTIKELSPWKSIKEPIDDLNSFKKSKFIMGYLPTKNLEKFKTSTVDLKFTYFEEVDIVGKNSYCIIFTNELEKEMALENLRLNGFSEVNLDFKGVVSEEIEKLEAEKKVLEDDNSKLTEEIKKFTVNIQKMQSVYEYYQNLALRNTVVSNFKATDKLDIIQGYIPADKEANFKALLEKVSASKIYLEIEDAKKDDPNVPIILKNNKIASLFESVTNMYALPKYDEVDPTFILSIFYWIFFGMMVADFAYGLILCIGSGIALKVFKFKDSTKKFLKFFFALSFSTMIWGLIYGSAFGDLITLPTQILDSSKDFMKVLMLSLAFGGVHLAFGLGMKAYVLIKNGKPMDAFYDVFLWYLTLTTVILVIVGKVVTLPSIVNTIAFYGMIVGMLGIIAFGARDSKSIAGRIAGGLYSLYGITSYIGDFVSYLRLMALGLAGGFIAVAINIIVKMLVSGGIVGIIFGVIIFIFAQMFNIFLSFLSAYVHTSRLMYVEFFSKFYEGGGKAFKKFRSDNKYIEVK; encoded by the coding sequence ATGGCAATAGTTAAGATGAAGAAATTCACTTTATTTGCTTTTGAAGCCGAAAGAAAGCGATTGTTAGAAGAACTTCAAAGATTTGGTTATGTAAACTTTTCAAAATCTGACTCTATTGAACAATTTGATTATCTTAAAGATGTGGAAGTATCTACTATAGATAATAATTATATTGAAGAATCCACAAGAATTAAATGGATGATTGATTATGTAGGGAGATTTGTCGAAAAGGAAAAAGGTTTATCCGCTTTGAAAAAAGGTCCCGTTGTTTATACATTTAGTGAACTTGAAAAAGAAGCTAGTTCTTATGATTACATTCCAGATTTTAATATTTTGAGTGAAATAAGTAAAAAGGTAGATTCAAATAATCAAAGATTAACAGCTATAGATAATACAATCAAAGAATTATCACCATGGAAATCTATTAAAGAACCTATTGACGACTTAAATTCATTTAAAAAATCAAAATTCATTATGGGATATTTACCGACTAAGAATCTTGAAAAATTTAAGACATCTACTGTAGATTTGAAATTTACTTATTTTGAAGAAGTAGATATAGTAGGAAAAAATTCATATTGTATTATCTTCACTAATGAGTTAGAAAAAGAAATGGCTCTTGAAAACTTAAGATTAAATGGTTTTTCTGAGGTTAATCTTGATTTTAAAGGCGTTGTTTCTGAAGAGATTGAAAAGTTGGAAGCTGAGAAGAAAGTATTAGAAGATGATAATTCTAAGTTGACTGAGGAAATTAAAAAATTTACTGTTAATATTCAAAAGATGCAAAGTGTTTATGAGTATTATCAAAATTTAGCCCTTAGGAATACAGTTGTTTCTAATTTTAAAGCTACGGATAAGCTAGACATTATTCAAGGCTATATACCTGCAGATAAAGAAGCAAATTTTAAAGCTTTACTTGAAAAAGTTTCTGCATCAAAGATATATTTGGAAATTGAAGATGCAAAAAAGGATGATCCTAATGTTCCTATTATCCTAAAGAATAATAAGATAGCATCGCTTTTTGAATCAGTTACAAATATGTATGCTCTTCCAAAGTATGATGAAGTAGATCCAACATTTATATTATCAATATTTTATTGGATTTTCTTCGGAATGATGGTTGCAGACTTTGCTTATGGATTAATTTTATGTATAGGCTCAGGAATAGCTTTAAAAGTATTCAAATTTAAAGATTCAACAAAAAAATTCTTAAAATTCTTCTTTGCACTTAGTTTTTCAACTATGATATGGGGATTGATTTACGGATCAGCTTTCGGAGATTTGATAACTTTACCAACTCAAATACTGGACTCATCAAAAGATTTTATGAAAGTTTTGATGTTGTCTTTAGCATTTGGTGGAGTACATTTAGCTTTTGGCTTAGGAATGAAAGCTTATGTTTTAATAAAGAACGGAAAGCCTATGGATGCATTCTACGATGTATTCCTTTGGTACTTAACTTTAACAACTGTTATTTTAGTTATTGTTGGTAAGGTAGTAACTTTGCCAAGTATTGTAAATACAATAGCATTTTATGGAATGATAGTTGGTATGTTAGGAATCATAGCTTTTGGAGCTAGAGATTCAAAAAGTATCGCTGGAAGAATTGCTGGTGGATTGTATTCACTTTATGGAATAACATCTTATATAGGAGATTTTGTTTCATACCTTAGACTTATGGCTCTTGGACTTGCAGGTGGGTTTATTGCAGTAGCAATCAATATAATTGTAAAAATGCTTGTAAGTGGAGGAATTGTAGGAATAATTTTCGGAGTAATAATTTTTATATTTGCTCAAATGTTTAATATATTCTTAAGTTTCTTATCAGCTTATGTTCATACTTCAAGACTTATGTATGTAGAATTCTTTAGTAAATTCTATGAAGGTGGCGGAAAAGCATTTAAGAAATTTAGAAGTGATAACAAATATATAGAAGTAAAATAA
- a CDS encoding V-type ATP synthase subunit K: MKDFMAVLAQNGGVVFGILGAALAVLLAGIGSARGVQMAGEAAAGLVIDEPEKFGKAMVLQLLPGTQGLYGFVIGLFIMFKLRVDMSLVEGLYYVMVSLPVGIVGLKSAYYQARVAVAGINILAKNEEHQTKGIILAVMVETYAILAFAMSFLLLSSISFS, translated from the coding sequence ATGAAAGATTTTATGGCTGTATTAGCACAAAATGGTGGAGTTGTATTTGGTATATTAGGAGCAGCACTTGCTGTATTATTAGCAGGAATTGGCTCTGCAAGAGGTGTTCAAATGGCAGGGGAAGCTGCTGCTGGATTAGTTATTGATGAACCTGAAAAATTTGGTAAAGCAATGGTATTACAATTATTACCAGGTACACAAGGTCTTTACGGATTCGTAATTGGTCTTTTCATAATGTTCAAATTAAGAGTTGATATGAGCTTAGTTGAAGGTTTATATTATGTTATGGTTTCTCTACCTGTTGGTATCGTAGGATTAAAATCAGCTTACTATCAAGCAAGAGTTGCCGTTGCTGGTATTAATATCTTAGCTAAAAACGAAGAACATCAAACTAAAGGTATTATCCTTGCAGTAATGGTTGAAACTTATGCTATCTTAGCATTTGCAATGTCATTCTTATTACTTTCAAGCATTTCATTCAGTTAA
- a CDS encoding V-type ATP synthase subunit E — protein sequence MSNLDNIIDEILQDAKNESKKIVENAKSEVADLVGKTESEAQKDADKIIEKAKVEGAQSKDRIISNSSLTARDMILVAKQEMINKVFELTKEKLKTLNHEDYLKFVENSLKTLDVKEDSEIILTESEKKLAGEKLFGIKVADETVESGFSLKNGKIILNNEFSSLIDLQKEDLEKEVAIRLFS from the coding sequence ATGTCTAATTTGGACAATATTATAGATGAAATCCTTCAAGATGCTAAAAATGAATCTAAAAAAATAGTAGAAAATGCTAAAAGTGAAGTTGCGGATCTTGTTGGAAAAACAGAAAGTGAAGCTCAAAAAGATGCTGATAAGATCATTGAAAAAGCAAAAGTAGAGGGCGCACAATCAAAAGATAGAATAATTTCAAACTCAAGTTTAACAGCAAGAGATATGATTTTAGTTGCAAAACAAGAAATGATAAATAAAGTTTTTGAACTAACTAAAGAAAAATTAAAAACATTAAATCATGAAGATTATTTAAAATTTGTTGAAAATTCACTAAAGACTTTAGATGTTAAAGAAGATAGTGAAATTATTCTTACTGAAAGTGAAAAGAAACTTGCAGGAGAAAAACTATTTGGAATTAAAGTAGCAGATGAAACTGTTGAAAGTGGATTTTCATTAAAGAATGGAAAAATAATATTAAATAATGAATTTTCAAGTCTAATAGATTTACAAAAGGAAGACTTAGAGAAAGAAGTAGCAATTAGATTATTTAGTTAA
- a CDS encoding V-type ATP synthase subunit C, giving the protein MDREDFIQSSVRIRYAEKKLLTKQQLQRLADAKSLEDAIKLLNETSYSSEISKLDRPENYEEVLSDVLNKTYRDVMEISSDKSLVEILSCKYNYHNLKVLVKEHILKEKFDSMYCMLDESGIETFRELALKNDEGLSKDFKECLEFYDKTKDPQDIDIFIDKKYFEKVLSLAEEFKLDMISEYFRAMIDFINLRTFIRCRKQNQVKETLEKVLIKGGDIETERILDMFYDDIEVLPIKLKSYKIGRVLAKIVDEYRNTSSLNSFEKNMDDYLIEIVRKTKSIHYGAEVIFSFLFAKELEIKNLRLILVGKVNGLSPEFIKERLREVYV; this is encoded by the coding sequence ATGGATAGAGAAGATTTTATCCAATCAAGTGTTAGAATTCGTTATGCTGAGAAAAAACTCCTTACTAAACAACAACTTCAAAGGCTGGCGGATGCAAAAAGTCTTGAAGATGCTATTAAGCTACTTAATGAAACTTCTTATTCAAGCGAAATTTCTAAGTTGGATAGACCTGAAAATTATGAAGAAGTTTTATCCGATGTTTTAAACAAAACATACAGAGATGTTATGGAAATTTCTTCTGATAAGTCTTTGGTTGAGATACTTTCTTGCAAATATAATTATCATAATCTAAAAGTTTTGGTAAAAGAACATATTTTAAAAGAAAAGTTTGACTCAATGTATTGTATGTTAGATGAAAGTGGTATTGAAACATTCAGAGAATTAGCCTTAAAAAATGATGAGGGATTGTCAAAAGATTTTAAGGAATGTTTAGAATTTTATGATAAAACAAAAGACCCTCAAGATATTGACATTTTTATAGATAAAAAGTACTTTGAAAAAGTTTTGAGCTTAGCTGAAGAATTTAAACTTGATATGATTTCTGAATATTTTAGAGCAATGATTGATTTTATTAATCTGAGAACTTTTATAAGATGTAGAAAACAAAATCAAGTAAAAGAAACTTTGGAAAAAGTTTTAATAAAAGGTGGAGATATCGAAACTGAAAGGATTTTAGATATGTTCTACGATGATATAGAAGTTTTACCAATTAAGCTTAAGTCATATAAGATTGGTAGAGTTCTAGCAAAAATAGTAGATGAATATAGAAATACTAGTTCTCTTAATAGTTTTGAAAAAAATATGGATGATTATTTAATTGAAATAGTAAGAAAAACTAAATCAATCCACTATGGAGCTGAAGTTATTTTTAGTTTTCTTTTTGCTAAAGAATTGGAAATTAAAAATTTAAGACTTATTTTAGTAGGAAAAGTCAATGGTTTATCTCCTGAATTTATAAAGGAAAGGTTGCGTGAAGTTTATGTATAA
- a CDS encoding V-type ATP synthase subunit F: MYKIAVIGDKDSVLAFRALGVHVFTAIEGNDARRIIDKLAKEGYGIIYITEQLAKDIPETIQRYNNEVIPAVILIPSNRGSLNIGLENINKNVEKAVGSNIL, from the coding sequence ATGTATAAAATAGCTGTAATTGGCGATAAGGATTCTGTTCTTGCCTTTAGAGCTCTTGGAGTTCATGTTTTTACTGCAATCGAAGGCAATGATGCCAGAAGAATTATTGACAAACTAGCAAAAGAAGGATATGGGATTATTTATATTACTGAGCAATTGGCAAAAGATATTCCCGAAACTATTCAAAGATATAACAATGAAGTTATTCCAGCAGTAATTTTAATACCTAGCAACAGGGGTAGTTTGAATATAGGCTTAGAAAATATCAACAAGAATGTTGAAAAAGCTGTTGGATCAAATATATTATAG
- a CDS encoding V-type ATP synthase subunit A, with amino-acid sequence MKVGKVIKVSGPLVVAEGMEDANVYDVVEVSDNKLIGEIIEMRGDRASIQVYEETTGIGPGDDVYSTGSPLSIELGPGMLEQMFDGIQRPLEALQAKAGDFLLRGVSVSPLDREKRWDFVPTVNVGDEVSEGNIIGTVQETTVVSHKIMVPPAVSGKIVEILPGYHTVDEIICKIETDDGIKELNMIQKWPVRRGRPYSRKLDPIRPLVTGQRIIDTFFPVAKGGAAAIPGPFGSGKTVVQHQLAKWADAEIVVYVGCGERGNEMTDVLMEFPEILDPKTGQSLMKRTVLIANTSNMPVAAREASIYTGITIGEYFRDMGYSVALMADSTSRWAEALREMSGRLEEMPGDEGYPAYLASRVADFYERAGYVKCLGEDREGALTVIGAVSPPGGDISEPVSQATLRIVKVFWGLDYALSYRRHFPAINWLNSYSLYQDKMDKFMDESIDRKFSAHRIQSMALLQEESNLQEVVRLVGRDSLSETDQLKLEVAKSLREDFLQQNAFHEVDTYCSLPKQFKMLNLILGFYDEAKKALDAGVYLDEILKIESREGITRSKNISENELEKFDELFETVKADIEKLISEGGNSNA; translated from the coding sequence TTGAAAGTCGGTAAAGTTATTAAAGTCTCTGGACCTCTTGTAGTAGCAGAAGGAATGGAAGACGCGAACGTATATGATGTTGTTGAAGTTTCTGATAATAAGCTCATTGGAGAAATTATAGAAATGAGAGGTGATAGAGCCTCAATTCAAGTTTATGAAGAAACTACAGGTATTGGACCTGGAGATGATGTTTATTCAACAGGTAGTCCACTTTCTATTGAACTTGGACCTGGAATGTTAGAACAAATGTTTGACGGTATACAAAGACCTCTTGAAGCTTTACAAGCGAAAGCAGGAGATTTCCTTTTAAGAGGAGTAAGTGTATCACCTTTAGATAGAGAAAAAAGATGGGATTTCGTTCCAACAGTAAATGTTGGTGATGAAGTTTCAGAAGGAAATATAATCGGAACAGTTCAAGAAACAACAGTTGTTTCACATAAGATTATGGTTCCTCCAGCTGTAAGTGGTAAAATTGTCGAAATTTTACCTGGTTATCATACAGTTGATGAAATAATTTGTAAAATAGAAACTGATGATGGAATTAAAGAATTAAATATGATTCAAAAATGGCCAGTACGTCGTGGCCGTCCATATTCAAGAAAATTGGATCCAATTAGACCACTTGTAACAGGTCAAAGAATCATTGATACATTTTTTCCAGTTGCAAAAGGGGGAGCTGCAGCAATTCCAGGACCTTTTGGTTCAGGAAAAACAGTAGTTCAACACCAACTTGCTAAATGGGCAGATGCAGAAATTGTAGTTTATGTAGGTTGTGGAGAACGTGGAAACGAAATGACAGACGTTCTTATGGAATTCCCTGAAATTTTAGACCCTAAGACTGGTCAATCACTTATGAAAAGAACAGTTCTTATAGCTAATACTTCAAATATGCCTGTTGCTGCTCGTGAAGCTTCAATCTATACAGGTATTACTATTGGGGAATACTTTAGAGACATGGGATATTCAGTTGCACTTATGGCTGACTCAACTTCTCGTTGGGCAGAAGCACTTCGTGAAATGTCTGGTCGTCTTGAAGAAATGCCTGGTGATGAAGGATATCCAGCATATCTTGCATCCAGAGTTGCAGACTTCTATGAAAGAGCTGGTTATGTAAAATGTCTAGGTGAAGATAGAGAAGGTGCTTTAACAGTAATTGGTGCAGTTTCTCCTCCGGGTGGAGATATTTCTGAACCAGTTTCACAAGCTACTCTTAGAATTGTAAAAGTATTCTGGGGACTTGACTATGCATTATCTTATAGAAGACATTTTCCTGCTATTAACTGGTTGAATTCTTATTCATTATATCAAGATAAGATGGATAAGTTTATGGATGAAAGTATTGATAGAAAATTCTCTGCACATAGAATACAATCAATGGCACTTTTACAAGAAGAATCAAATTTGCAAGAAGTTGTTCGTCTTGTAGGTAGAGATTCACTTTCAGAAACGGATCAATTAAAGCTAGAAGTTGCTAAGTCTTTAAGAGAAGACTTCTTACAACAAAATGCTTTCCACGAAGTTGATACTTATTGTTCTCTTCCAAAACAATTCAAAATGTTAAATCTTATTTTAGGTTTCTATGATGAAGCAAAAAAAGCTTTAGATGCAGGAGTATATCTTGATGAAATTTTGAAGATTGAATCTCGTGAAGGAATAACAAGAAGTAAAAATATTTCTGAAAATGAATTGGAAAAGTTTGATGAATTATTCGAAACAGTTAAAGCTGATATAGAAAAATTAATAAGCGAAGGAGGTAACTCTAATGCTTAA
- a CDS encoding V-type ATP synthase subunit B encodes MLKEYKTVKEVVGPLMVVEGVEGVKYEELVEVRVQNGEKRRGKVLEIDGDKAMVQLFEGSAGINLRDTSCRFLGHPLELGVSEDMIGRIFDGLGNPIDKGPKIIPEMKIDINGSPINPVSRDYPSEFIQTGISTIDGLNTLVRGQKLPIFSGSGLPHNNVAAQIARQAKVLGSGEKFAVVFGAMGITFEEAQFFIDDFTKTGAIDRAVLFMNLANDPAIERIATPRMALTCAEYLAFEKGMHVLVILTDLTNYAEALREVSAARKEVPGRRGYPGYLYTDLSTIYERAGRLKGRPGSITQIPILTMPEDDITHPIPDLTGYITEGQIILSRELYKQGIQPPIFVIPSLSRLKDKGIGKGKTREDHADTMNQIYAGYASGREARELAVILGESALSEADKAFAKFADAFDKKYVDQGYDTNRTIEETLNLGWELLSIVPRTELKRIREEYIDKYLGKTE; translated from the coding sequence ATGCTTAAAGAGTATAAGACAGTAAAAGAAGTAGTAGGACCTTTGATGGTTGTTGAAGGTGTTGAAGGTGTTAAATACGAAGAATTAGTTGAAGTTAGAGTTCAAAACGGAGAAAAGAGAAGAGGGAAAGTTCTTGAAATTGATGGCGATAAGGCAATGGTTCAATTGTTTGAAGGTTCAGCAGGAATTAACTTAAGAGATACATCTTGTAGATTTTTAGGTCATCCTCTTGAACTTGGAGTTTCTGAAGATATGATAGGAAGAATTTTCGACGGCCTTGGTAATCCTATTGATAAGGGACCAAAGATTATTCCTGAAATGAAGATTGATATTAACGGATCTCCAATCAATCCTGTATCAAGAGATTATCCTTCAGAATTTATTCAAACAGGTATTTCTACAATAGATGGACTTAATACATTAGTTAGAGGACAAAAATTACCTATATTCTCAGGTTCAGGGCTTCCACATAACAATGTAGCTGCACAAATTGCCAGACAAGCAAAAGTACTTGGTAGTGGAGAAAAATTTGCCGTAGTATTTGGAGCAATGGGAATTACTTTTGAAGAAGCTCAATTCTTTATTGATGACTTTACAAAAACTGGTGCGATAGATAGAGCAGTATTATTTATGAATTTAGCAAATGACCCTGCAATCGAAAGAATTGCAACACCTCGTATGGCTCTTACTTGTGCTGAATATTTAGCATTTGAAAAGGGAATGCATGTTTTGGTAATCTTAACTGACCTTACAAATTATGCGGAAGCACTTCGTGAAGTATCTGCAGCCAGAAAAGAAGTTCCGGGACGTCGTGGCTATCCGGGATATCTATATACTGACCTTTCAACAATTTATGAAAGAGCAGGAAGACTTAAAGGTAGACCTGGTTCAATTACACAAATTCCTATTTTAACAATGCCGGAAGATGACATCACCCATCCAATACCTGACCTTACAGGATATATAACAGAAGGACAAATTATTCTTTCAAGGGAATTATATAAACAAGGTATTCAACCTCCAATTTTTGTAATTCCTTCATTATCAAGACTTAAGGATAAAGGTATCGGTAAAGGAAAGACAAGAGAAGATCATGCAGATACAATGAACCAAATCTATGCTGGTTATGCATCAGGTAGAGAGGCTCGTGAATTGGCAGTAATCTTGGGTGAATCAGCATTGTCAGAAGCAGATAAAGCTTTTGCAAAATTCGCAGACGCTTTTGATAAGAAATATGTTGACCAAGGATATGATACTAACAGAACGATAGAAGAAACTTTAAACTTAGGTTGGGAATTATTAAGTATAGTTCCAAGAACAGAACTTAAGAGAATTAGAGAGGAATATATTGATAAATATTTAGGAAAGACAGAATAA
- a CDS encoding V-type ATP synthase subunit D, with translation MAKLNVNPTRMALSNLKGRLVTAKRGHKLLKDKQDELMRRFIEMIRKNKKLRLEVEEELSNSFKSFLLASAVMSPEFLEQAVAFPKEQVSVAIETKNVMSVNIPKMKFDRTESSGAIFPYGYAQTSSELDDAILELHSVMDKLLELAEVEKACQLMADEIEKTRRRVNALEYRTIPDLEETIKFIRMKLDENERATITRLMKVKDIIAKQV, from the coding sequence ATGGCAAAGCTAAATGTAAATCCTACACGTATGGCTCTTTCTAATCTCAAAGGAAGACTTGTAACTGCTAAAAGAGGTCATAAACTTCTTAAAGATAAACAAGATGAACTTATGAGAAGATTTATTGAAATGATTAGAAAAAACAAAAAACTTCGTCTTGAAGTTGAAGAAGAACTCTCAAACTCATTTAAATCTTTTCTTTTAGCGAGTGCTGTTATGAGTCCTGAATTTTTGGAACAAGCTGTGGCGTTTCCAAAAGAACAGGTATCCGTTGCCATTGAAACAAAAAATGTAATGAGTGTAAATATTCCTAAAATGAAATTTGACAGAACAGAATCAAGTGGAGCAATATTCCCTTATGGTTATGCTCAAACTTCTTCTGAACTTGACGATGCGATTTTAGAATTACATTCAGTAATGGATAAGCTATTAGAACTTGCAGAAGTTGAAAAAGCTTGTCAATTAATGGCAGATGAAATTGAAAAGACTCGTAGAAGGGTAAATGCTCTTGAGTATAGAACAATTCCTGATTTGGAAGAAACAATTAAATTCATTAGAATGAAATTAGATGAAAATGAAAGGGCTACTATTACAAGACTTATGAAAGTTAAGGATATAATAGCTAAACAAGTATAA